One Vibrio sp. CDRSL-10 TSBA genomic region harbors:
- a CDS encoding LysR family transcriptional regulator: MPIEPSLMSSLTWFAHVARHCSFTKAASEMGVTRAALSQHIKALEKQLQVRLLNRTTRNMSLTDEGQRLLDVLQPSLTGIEKVVGELNESHNEPSGLIRISASRTAARLLVEPHLSEFLTRYPKIRLELIMEDGLTNIVAEGVDAGIRLGVSLDEHMVAVPITPPLSNAIVGSPHYFRQHGIPQDPNDLEAHNCLAYRFTSSGVIDHWSLTSPDSDHHTVIYEPKGSAVFNDDFSMLQAAIQGVGLVKHLDLWVQKYIEEGTLVRVLEPWCRTFPGFYLYIPSREQMPKKIRVLMDFLIEKRERFASQSQSRRD; the protein is encoded by the coding sequence ATGCCAATTGAACCTTCTCTGATGTCGTCACTGACATGGTTTGCACATGTTGCTCGCCACTGCAGTTTTACCAAAGCCGCCTCTGAAATGGGGGTGACTCGGGCTGCCTTATCACAACATATCAAAGCGCTGGAAAAGCAGTTGCAGGTACGGTTGTTAAATCGTACAACCCGTAATATGTCACTGACCGACGAAGGCCAACGTTTACTGGATGTCTTACAGCCCTCGCTGACTGGCATCGAAAAAGTCGTCGGCGAGTTAAACGAATCCCATAATGAGCCTTCCGGGCTTATCCGAATCAGTGCTTCCAGAACGGCAGCCCGGCTGCTGGTCGAACCCCATCTCAGTGAGTTTTTGACCCGCTATCCCAAGATACGTTTAGAGCTGATTATGGAAGACGGATTAACCAATATCGTCGCCGAAGGGGTGGATGCGGGGATTCGTTTGGGTGTCAGTCTGGATGAACATATGGTCGCTGTTCCTATCACTCCGCCACTGAGCAACGCGATTGTCGGATCTCCGCACTATTTTCGGCAACATGGCATCCCGCAAGATCCAAATGATCTGGAAGCTCATAACTGTCTGGCGTATCGCTTTACGTCGAGCGGAGTCATCGATCATTGGTCACTGACCTCACCTGATTCAGACCATCACACCGTCATCTATGAGCCGAAAGGCAGTGCGGTATTTAATGATGATTTCAGTATGCTACAGGCGGCCATTCAAGGAGTTGGCCTGGTCAAACACCTTGATTTATGGGTGCAGAAGTACATCGAAGAAGGAACATTGGTGCGCGTTCTGGAACCTTGGTGCAGAACGTTCCCGGGGTTTTATCTTTACATCCCGTCACGAGAGCAGATGCCAAAGAAAATTCGTGTTCTGATGGATTTTTTGATTGAGAAACGAGAGCGTTTCGCTTCTCAATCACAGTCACGCCGCGATTAA
- a CDS encoding NADH-dependent flavin oxidoreductase: MIDPIFQPFTFANGITLKNRVVMAPMTTWSANPDETISDEELDYYRARANGAGLILTGCTHVQPSGIGFTDEFAAYDDRFIPSLRKLASAAKNGGATAVLQLFHAGNKAVPELVPGGELVSASAVVAPKGPFNEGKLAGRELTEQEINDVIRDFGEATRRAIEAGFDGIELHGAHGFLLQNFLSPWSNLRTDQWGGSLQNRMRFPLQVVREVRRVISEHADRPFLLGYRISPEESLEGGLRIDETLAFAEQLAEEGYVDYLHTSLYDILSGRAQQDTTGKTIAERFIERMAGRIPLMAAGRIRTPEQARKVVEMGLALVVVGRSLVMNPQWVEMAQTGREAEISLTLDLFSDPETLKIPAKLWHAIKFTPGWFPVNA, translated from the coding sequence ATGATTGATCCAATATTTCAACCTTTTACTTTTGCAAATGGTATCACTTTAAAAAACCGAGTGGTGATGGCTCCCATGACCACCTGGTCGGCAAACCCGGATGAGACGATCTCTGATGAAGAGCTGGACTATTATCGGGCTCGTGCTAACGGGGCAGGTTTAATACTGACAGGATGCACTCATGTCCAACCCAGCGGTATCGGCTTTACAGATGAATTCGCCGCGTATGACGACCGCTTTATTCCGAGTTTACGCAAACTTGCCAGCGCCGCCAAAAATGGCGGAGCAACCGCCGTGTTGCAATTGTTCCATGCCGGCAATAAAGCCGTTCCGGAACTGGTTCCTGGTGGTGAGCTTGTCAGTGCCAGTGCGGTCGTCGCGCCGAAAGGGCCGTTTAATGAAGGGAAGCTGGCCGGACGGGAGTTAACGGAGCAAGAAATTAATGACGTTATTCGCGATTTTGGTGAGGCAACCCGACGCGCGATAGAAGCAGGTTTTGACGGCATCGAATTGCACGGTGCACATGGCTTCCTGCTGCAGAACTTCTTGTCACCTTGGTCTAATCTGCGCACAGATCAATGGGGAGGTTCACTGCAGAACCGAATGCGTTTTCCTCTGCAGGTGGTGCGTGAAGTTCGTCGAGTCATCTCTGAACACGCCGATCGTCCGTTCTTACTGGGCTATCGTATTTCCCCTGAGGAGTCGCTTGAGGGCGGATTACGGATTGATGAGACGCTTGCCTTTGCAGAACAGCTGGCTGAAGAAGGTTATGTCGATTACCTGCATACCTCTTTGTACGACATTTTGTCTGGCAGAGCACAGCAGGATACGACGGGCAAAACCATTGCTGAGCGTTTTATCGAACGCATGGCCGGCCGTATCCCTTTAATGGCGGCCGGGCGAATCCGAACTCCGGAGCAAGCCCGGAAGGTGGTCGAAATGGGTCTGGCGTTGGTTGTGGTCGGCCGAAGCCTGGTGATGAATCCGCAATGGGTGGAGATGGCCCAAACGGGCAGAGAAGCCGAAATCAGTCTGACCCTGGACCTATTCAGTGACCCGGAAACATTAAAGATACCTGCTAAATTATGGCATGCGATTAAGTTTACTCCCGGATGGTTTCCGGTGAATGCCTGA
- a CDS encoding isoprenylcysteine carboxylmethyltransferase family protein translates to MRFLELKIPPVALFLVALVLINRLAVLIPFTDVSLPYKYAVFAVCFVAAGVIGIAGVVQFRRAKTTVNPVQPYKATTVVDSGVFHYSRNPMYLGLLLLLFGFAYWHENLISFFVVAGFVMYMNRFQIIPEEKALESLFGEDYVDYKTRVRRWL, encoded by the coding sequence ATGCGTTTTTTGGAGTTGAAAATACCGCCGGTGGCGCTGTTTTTGGTTGCTCTGGTTCTGATCAACCGTTTAGCTGTTCTGATCCCGTTTACCGACGTCAGTCTGCCGTATAAATATGCGGTATTTGCGGTCTGTTTTGTCGCTGCCGGAGTGATTGGTATTGCCGGTGTGGTGCAATTCCGCCGCGCTAAAACCACCGTTAATCCGGTTCAGCCTTATAAAGCGACCACAGTGGTTGACTCCGGGGTGTTCCATTACAGCCGTAATCCAATGTATCTTGGTCTGTTACTGCTGCTGTTCGGTTTTGCCTACTGGCATGAAAACCTGATCAGTTTCTTTGTCGTGGCGGGCTTTGTGATGTATATGAACCGCTTCCAGATTATTCCGGAAGAGAAGGCGTTGGAGAGCTTGTTCGGAGAAGATTATGTTGATTACAAAACCCGGGTGCGGCGCTGGCTGTAA
- a CDS encoding SDR family oxidoreductase, giving the protein MSNVLVLGASGQIAQWVVKSLAGEPQINQTLLLRNPKKLAEFDSAQAKLVIGDVLDSRLLKSAMIGQDIVYANLIGDDLDKQAEAVIAAMQKTGVKRLIFVLSLGIYDEIPGKFGEWNDAIIGEPLQYYRRAADAIEASGLDYTILRPAWLMDDDEVDYEITTKTQAFKGTVVSRKSVGDLIAKVIVDPNLHRGANLGLNKPNTDGDKPYFM; this is encoded by the coding sequence ATGAGTAACGTACTTGTACTTGGCGCCAGCGGACAGATTGCACAATGGGTCGTGAAATCTCTGGCTGGCGAGCCTCAAATCAATCAGACCCTGTTATTACGTAATCCCAAAAAGTTAGCTGAATTCGATTCGGCACAAGCAAAACTCGTCATTGGTGATGTACTCGATAGCCGGTTACTGAAATCGGCGATGATCGGGCAGGATATTGTGTACGCGAACCTTATTGGCGACGACCTGGATAAGCAGGCAGAAGCGGTTATCGCTGCGATGCAGAAAACCGGAGTCAAACGCTTGATATTCGTGCTGTCTCTCGGCATCTACGATGAAATTCCCGGTAAGTTTGGCGAGTGGAACGATGCCATTATTGGTGAGCCCTTGCAGTATTACCGCCGTGCCGCTGATGCCATTGAAGCATCTGGTCTGGATTACACGATTTTGCGTCCGGCTTGGTTAATGGATGACGATGAAGTGGATTATGAGATCACCACCAAAACGCAAGCTTTTAAGGGCACTGTAGTCTCTCGTAAAAGCGTGGGGGATTTGATTGCGAAAGTCATTGTTGATCCCAACCTGCATCGTGGTGCCAATTTAGGGCTGAACAAGCCAAATACCGACGGCGATAAGCCTTATTTCATGTAA
- a CDS encoding OmpA family protein has protein sequence MKKITLALAVLIALSGCAATQRQNATTGENETNSTTKGALLGALAGAAVGLASGDDAKERRQRALIGAAGGAAVGGGVGYYFDQQEEALRQELLNSGVQVQRVGENQLLLRMENGIGFQTNSYQLDSSIHNTLRGVARILVEYPDTSLVIDGHTDSTGSDTTNQVLSERRAESVRSFLLSQGVAAGRAVARGNGERYPLCSNSTADGRACNRRVEIQILPLK, from the coding sequence GTGAAAAAAATTACATTGGCTCTTGCAGTGTTAATCGCACTTTCTGGTTGTGCCGCCACACAACGCCAAAATGCGACCACGGGTGAAAACGAAACTAACTCAACCACCAAAGGTGCGCTTTTAGGTGCGCTGGCAGGTGCTGCGGTTGGTTTGGCATCCGGCGATGACGCTAAAGAGCGACGTCAGAGAGCGCTGATCGGTGCGGCAGGTGGTGCTGCTGTCGGCGGTGGCGTTGGTTACTACTTTGACCAACAAGAAGAAGCACTGCGCCAGGAACTGCTGAACTCAGGTGTGCAGGTACAGCGTGTAGGCGAAAACCAGCTACTGCTGCGCATGGAAAACGGCATCGGATTCCAGACCAACTCTTACCAGCTTGACTCTTCTATCCACAACACACTTCGTGGTGTGGCACGCATTTTGGTTGAATACCCGGATACCAGCCTGGTGATTGATGGTCATACCGACAGCACAGGCAGCGACACCACTAACCAGGTACTGTCTGAGCGTCGTGCAGAGTCCGTACGTTCATTCCTGTTGTCTCAGGGCGTAGCGGCAGGCCGTGCAGTAGCGCGTGGTAACGGTGAACGTTACCCGCTATGCAGCAACAGCACAGCAGATGGCCGTGCATGTAACCGTCGCGTAGAGATTCAAATCTTACCGCTGAAATGA
- a CDS encoding DUF1456 family protein, translating to MTNNEILRRIQHALNLKNAQIMKAFGQAEVTVAHDKVANWLKDESDKSCVKMKDQELAVFLNGFINLKRGKKDGEQPKPEVTLTNNMILMKLRIALDMKAEDVLDVLEVVGISLSKYEIGAYFRKPNNKNYKQCEDQMLCDFLNGVQFTNRPDSEEFTG from the coding sequence GTGACTAACAACGAAATTTTACGTCGTATCCAACACGCGTTAAATCTTAAAAACGCGCAGATAATGAAAGCTTTCGGGCAGGCCGAAGTCACTGTGGCTCACGATAAAGTGGCAAACTGGTTAAAAGATGAAAGCGACAAATCTTGCGTTAAGATGAAGGATCAAGAGTTAGCGGTATTCTTAAATGGCTTTATTAACCTCAAGCGAGGAAAAAAAGACGGCGAGCAACCTAAGCCAGAAGTCACGTTGACCAACAACATGATTCTCATGAAGCTGCGTATTGCGCTAGACATGAAAGCAGAAGATGTGTTGGACGTATTAGAAGTGGTTGGTATTAGTTTAAGTAAATACGAAATTGGTGCGTATTTCCGCAAGCCAAACAACAAAAACTACAAACAGTGTGAAGACCAAATGCTGTGCGACTTCTTAAATGGTGTGCAGTTTACCAATCGTCCCGATTCTGAAGAGTTTACTGGGTAA
- a CDS encoding NAD(P)-dependent alcohol dehydrogenase, whose translation MNIQAITAIAADKELQIGTVSQRELRPDDVQVDILYCGVCHSDLHMARNEWGMSQYPMVPGHEIVGRVAAVGNEVTRFQPGQLVGVGVMVDSCGQCSHCQQQEEQYCDQGFVATYNGTDRHSGATTFGGYAQSIVTKQEFVLSVPESLPTHAVAPLLCAGVTVWSPLKYWGVKAGDHIGVIGLGGLGHMAVKLATALGAKVTLFTTSPDKAADGIALGAETIVLSKDPAQMESAAQSLDMILDCVAAPHDLDPYLATLKTNGRLVLVGIPDAPHKAPNVTPMVFRRLSVSGTSIGSIKETQEMLDFCGEHNITADVEMIQGDQIEQAFERMANGQVKYRFVIDIKATQWD comes from the coding sequence ATGAATATCCAAGCTATTACCGCAATCGCCGCCGATAAAGAACTACAAATCGGCACCGTTTCTCAACGTGAATTGCGCCCGGATGACGTCCAAGTCGACATTCTTTATTGTGGTGTTTGCCATTCAGACTTACACATGGCCAGAAACGAATGGGGAATGAGCCAGTACCCTATGGTTCCGGGTCACGAAATCGTCGGACGAGTTGCTGCCGTAGGCAATGAAGTAACGCGCTTTCAACCAGGTCAGCTGGTTGGCGTTGGCGTCATGGTTGACTCGTGCGGCCAGTGCTCGCACTGCCAGCAGCAAGAAGAGCAATATTGCGATCAGGGTTTTGTTGCGACCTATAACGGCACGGACCGCCATTCCGGTGCGACCACGTTCGGCGGTTATGCTCAGTCGATTGTGACCAAGCAAGAATTTGTGCTGTCCGTACCGGAAAGCCTGCCGACTCATGCCGTTGCACCGCTATTGTGTGCGGGCGTAACCGTCTGGTCGCCACTTAAATACTGGGGCGTTAAGGCAGGCGATCACATTGGTGTGATTGGTTTGGGCGGACTGGGTCACATGGCGGTGAAACTCGCCACTGCACTCGGCGCCAAAGTGACCTTATTTACGACCTCGCCGGATAAAGCGGCCGATGGCATCGCCCTGGGTGCAGAGACCATCGTGCTTTCTAAAGATCCGGCACAAATGGAGTCCGCAGCGCAGTCACTGGATATGATCCTCGATTGTGTGGCCGCGCCGCATGATTTGGATCCGTACCTGGCGACATTGAAAACCAACGGCCGCCTGGTGTTGGTCGGCATTCCTGATGCGCCGCACAAAGCACCCAACGTCACGCCGATGGTATTCCGTCGTCTGAGTGTCAGCGGCACCTCGATCGGCAGCATCAAAGAGACCCAGGAAATGCTCGACTTTTGTGGAGAGCACAATATTACCGCCGATGTAGAAATGATTCAGGGCGACCAAATTGAGCAAGCCTTTGAACGCATGGCAAACGGACAAGTGAAGTACCGTTTCGTGATTGATATTAAAGCGACGCAATGGGATTAA
- a CDS encoding HAD family hydrolase: protein MKKLLGEQSKDFWILGDSATRIKHQGEFVYQSLLNNALGLDIIRHLESIEGSHIVIACTNEYAAIKRETPEHLRALVRSSYAEVKVVESYTDITSDFVKITVYDENKQCPALRPQLNAFEQQAYIVVSEPAWIDIANEGVHKGTTVEKLQAMLGVTEAETMAFGDGLNDIELMDRARFSFAMRNGFAETKAAANYIARSNDEDGVMHTILQLLELQPKQ from the coding sequence TTGAAGAAACTGCTCGGTGAGCAGAGCAAGGATTTCTGGATTCTTGGCGACAGCGCGACACGCATTAAACACCAGGGCGAGTTTGTCTATCAGTCTCTGCTCAATAATGCATTGGGGCTTGATATTATCCGCCACCTGGAAAGCATCGAAGGCTCACATATCGTGATTGCATGCACCAACGAATATGCCGCGATAAAACGCGAGACTCCGGAACACTTACGCGCATTAGTGCGCAGCTCTTATGCTGAAGTCAAAGTGGTCGAGTCCTACACGGACATCACTTCTGACTTCGTTAAAATCACGGTTTATGATGAAAATAAACAGTGTCCTGCCCTTCGTCCTCAGCTTAACGCTTTTGAACAACAGGCTTATATCGTGGTTTCTGAACCAGCCTGGATAGACATTGCCAACGAGGGCGTTCACAAAGGCACTACGGTTGAGAAGCTGCAAGCAATGCTGGGAGTGACGGAAGCCGAAACCATGGCATTCGGCGACGGATTGAATGATATTGAACTGATGGACCGTGCCCGGTTTAGTTTTGCGATGCGCAATGGATTTGCAGAAACCAAAGCCGCCGCGAATTACATTGCCCGTTCCAATGATGAAGACGGAGTCATGCACACCATACTGCAGTTACTGGAACTGCAGCCAAAGCAGTAA
- a CDS encoding DUF3334 family protein, with translation MKKSKIVTTEDILLKLCQSVSSVLTSATASNISYSAMVQKINKTSLKPDFGCFVLFDGGFSGLVVINFTAKAALEVYANYMRNMGMPEEELAVLHTSDEVGDVLGELMNQLVGDFTNKIRKELQTNITQNQPKMLSLNKQVILSVDTNLDRPQARRVTFSTEKNNIFYLELAMDKTEFIQLEEFEIQEDESPDSILAAAQQKMDSKTQQNNAADDDATSDLLDELGL, from the coding sequence ATGAAAAAAAGTAAGATCGTTACCACTGAAGATATTTTGCTGAAACTGTGTCAGTCAGTTTCCAGCGTTCTGACTTCCGCCACCGCCTCGAATATTTCTTACTCGGCCATGGTGCAGAAGATCAACAAAACCTCTTTAAAACCGGATTTTGGCTGTTTTGTCCTGTTTGACGGTGGCTTTAGTGGCCTGGTGGTGATCAACTTTACCGCCAAAGCAGCGCTGGAAGTGTACGCCAATTACATGCGCAACATGGGCATGCCGGAAGAAGAACTGGCGGTGCTGCATACTTCTGACGAAGTGGGTGATGTGCTGGGTGAGCTGATGAACCAATTGGTGGGGGACTTTACCAATAAGATCCGTAAAGAACTGCAGACTAATATCACCCAAAACCAGCCTAAAATGCTGTCACTCAACAAACAGGTCATTCTGTCGGTGGATACCAATTTGGATCGCCCGCAGGCTCGTCGCGTCACCTTCTCAACTGAGAAAAACAACATTTTCTACCTGGAGCTGGCGATGGATAAAACCGAATTTATCCAGCTGGAAGAGTTTGAAATTCAGGAAGACGAAAGTCCGGATTCGATTCTTGCCGCGGCACAACAAAAAATGGACAGCAAGACACAGCAGAACAACGCTGCTGACGATGATGCGACCTCCGATCTTCTCGATGAACTCGGTCTCTGA
- a CDS encoding sugar O-acetyltransferase, whose amino-acid sequence MNELNKMLSGEWYDPSDEQLSSMRSRARELLYQYNHVAGENEVTKRELLGSLLGTMGNNTSIHANFYCDYGCHIHVGANFFANYNCVILDCAEVRFGDDCMLGPQVGIYTATHPLDPTERVSGIEAAKPIIIGNKCWIGGHATINPGVTLGDNVVVASGSVVTKSFGDNVVIGGNPARVLRELECG is encoded by the coding sequence GTGAACGAGTTAAACAAGATGCTTAGCGGAGAGTGGTATGACCCAAGTGATGAGCAATTGAGTTCGATGCGGAGCAGAGCCAGAGAGTTGTTGTATCAATACAATCATGTTGCTGGTGAAAATGAGGTCACCAAACGCGAGTTGCTCGGCAGCTTACTTGGTACCATGGGCAACAATACCTCTATTCATGCTAATTTTTATTGTGACTATGGCTGCCATATCCATGTTGGTGCCAACTTCTTTGCCAATTATAACTGTGTGATCCTTGATTGCGCTGAAGTGCGCTTTGGGGATGACTGCATGCTCGGGCCTCAGGTGGGGATCTATACCGCGACTCATCCGCTTGACCCGACTGAACGTGTCAGTGGTATTGAAGCGGCTAAGCCAATTATCATCGGCAACAAGTGCTGGATTGGTGGTCACGCAACAATTAATCCCGGCGTCACTCTGGGAGATAACGTGGTAGTTGCTTCGGGCAGTGTCGTGACCAAGAGTTTTGGCGATAATGTCGTTATCGGCGGCAATCCGGCGCGGGTGTTACGTGAACTCGAGTGCGGCTAA
- a CDS encoding alpha/beta hydrolase, translating to MSKVTFKNLNGQGIEMSAVINFPKGFDESKQYAAVVVSHPGGGVKEQTAGLYARKLAESGLITIAFDRSYQGESSGEPRQMENPYISTEDVSAVVDYLTILPYVDNDKIGAMGICAGAGYSANAAINDRRIKALGMVSAVNIGQMFRNGWDNSVKDSDAVGYLEFGSNARTEDVRSGELAMIPLAPMREEDAPNEELREAWEYYHTPRCAHPNAPGYALTRNLNQIITYDAYHKAEAFLTQPILAIAGSNAGSKWMSDDLLARAASQNKQLHIIEGANHMSLYDVPDYVDEAVSELASFFKDTLQ from the coding sequence ATGTCTAAAGTCACTTTCAAAAACCTAAATGGTCAGGGTATCGAGATGTCAGCTGTTATCAATTTCCCTAAGGGTTTTGATGAAAGCAAACAGTATGCAGCCGTGGTGGTGTCACACCCTGGCGGTGGCGTAAAAGAGCAGACGGCAGGATTGTATGCTCGCAAGCTGGCCGAAAGCGGCTTGATTACTATCGCGTTTGATCGTTCATACCAGGGAGAAAGCTCGGGCGAGCCGCGTCAGATGGAAAACCCATACATCAGTACAGAAGATGTCAGTGCCGTGGTTGATTATCTGACCATTCTGCCTTACGTCGATAATGACAAAATCGGTGCGATGGGGATTTGCGCTGGCGCCGGATACAGTGCCAATGCAGCGATTAATGATCGCCGCATCAAAGCACTGGGTATGGTCAGCGCTGTCAACATCGGCCAGATGTTCCGTAACGGCTGGGACAATTCGGTAAAAGATAGCGATGCAGTCGGATACCTGGAATTTGGCTCGAATGCACGTACTGAAGATGTCCGTAGCGGTGAGCTGGCGATGATTCCTCTTGCGCCGATGCGTGAAGAAGACGCGCCCAATGAAGAGCTACGTGAAGCATGGGAATACTACCACACCCCGCGTTGCGCTCATCCTAATGCGCCAGGTTATGCATTGACACGCAACCTGAACCAAATCATTACCTACGATGCGTACCACAAAGCCGAAGCCTTCCTGACTCAGCCAATTTTGGCGATTGCGGGCAGCAATGCCGGCAGTAAATGGATGAGTGATGATTTGCTGGCTCGCGCAGCCAGTCAGAACAAGCAACTGCACATCATCGAGGGTGCGAATCACATGTCTTTGTACGACGTACCTGACTATGTCGATGAGGCCGTATCTGAATTGGCTTCGTTCTTTAAAGATACGCTGCAATAA
- a CDS encoding HAD hydrolase family protein yields MIKLIVTDMDGTFLNSQGDYNRELFKQVVSCMQAHGVAFAPCTGKQVERVEETAR; encoded by the coding sequence ATGATCAAATTAATCGTCACCGATATGGATGGCACCTTTCTCAACAGTCAGGGAGATTACAACCGCGAACTGTTCAAGCAAGTCGTGTCCTGCATGCAGGCGCATGGGGTAGCATTTGCGCCCTGCACCGGCAAGCAAGTTGAACGGGTTGAAGAAACTGCTCGGTGA
- a CDS encoding helix-turn-helix domain-containing protein, with the protein MPIIVDGKLIFKEDSEPRRLMEILSVKWTSMVIHALYHWPGGKCRTGELERSIQGISKKMLVQTLREVEKRGLVKRTVFNIVPPKVEYELTELGKTFAEPIEHLYQWGIEHKEALDEMEAHYQSDQV; encoded by the coding sequence ATGCCGATTATTGTTGATGGCAAATTAATCTTCAAAGAGGACTCAGAACCAAGACGCTTAATGGAGATTTTATCCGTCAAGTGGACCAGCATGGTGATTCATGCGTTGTACCACTGGCCAGGTGGTAAATGCCGTACCGGCGAACTGGAGCGCAGTATTCAGGGCATTTCGAAAAAGATGCTGGTTCAGACGCTGCGGGAAGTGGAAAAAAGAGGCTTAGTGAAAAGGACTGTGTTTAATATCGTGCCGCCAAAAGTGGAATATGAACTGACCGAGTTAGGCAAAACGTTCGCGGAGCCTATTGAGCATCTCTACCAGTGGGGCATTGAGCATAAAGAGGCTCTGGATGAGATGGAAGCGCACTACCAAAGTGACCAGGTGTAA
- a CDS encoding DeoR/GlpR family DNA-binding transcription regulator: MEKFSPEERHQLILNLLKSNNKVMAADLALQLGTTEATIRRDLRFLANEGLCKRIHGGVLSLVPPTGTQEQRLENRNSEKQALALAALSIIKPDQVIFLDASSTHMLLASLLPNDINLTVVTNSPAIATRLLERQHIRTILLGGELNYAVGGAIDITAVESLNKFRFDLCFVGICGWSSAAGFTAIHYQDGEFKRHAVSKAGAIVAMCTDDKIEALGPYPFMRSEAVDYLICSAHNQVATAHFSQLDCTVITGHPV; this comes from the coding sequence ATGGAAAAATTTTCACCGGAAGAACGCCATCAGTTAATCCTGAACTTATTGAAATCGAACAATAAAGTGATGGCAGCTGATCTCGCCTTGCAACTTGGGACAACAGAAGCGACCATCCGCCGCGATCTGCGTTTTCTGGCGAATGAGGGATTGTGCAAGCGCATTCACGGTGGAGTTCTGTCCCTGGTGCCGCCCACGGGCACTCAGGAGCAGCGCCTGGAAAACAGAAACAGTGAAAAGCAGGCGTTAGCACTGGCGGCTCTCTCCATTATCAAACCCGATCAGGTTATTTTCTTAGATGCCAGCAGCACGCATATGTTGCTCGCCAGCCTGCTGCCTAACGACATCAATCTGACCGTGGTGACCAATAGCCCGGCCATTGCCACCCGATTACTCGAACGACAACACATCCGCACCATTCTGCTTGGTGGTGAGCTTAATTATGCCGTGGGTGGTGCCATTGACATTACCGCGGTAGAATCACTCAATAAATTTCGCTTTGATCTCTGCTTTGTGGGGATTTGTGGTTGGTCCTCCGCGGCCGGATTCACCGCTATCCATTATCAGGATGGTGAGTTTAAACGCCATGCAGTCTCCAAAGCAGGCGCTATTGTTGCCATGTGTACCGATGATAAAATCGAAGCCTTGGGTCCGTATCCGTTTATGCGTTCCGAAGCCGTGGATTACCTCATCTGCTCGGCGCATAATCAGGTCGCCACAGCGCATTTCAGCCAGTTAGACTGCACGGTGATTACCGGACATCCGGTCTAG
- a CDS encoding LacI family DNA-binding transcriptional regulator: MVTMQDVARYAGVSKSTVSRVINGHSVSADVTQKVSTALQRLGYHPNRLARALTTNRNSVVGVIIAESSQISPAVIAFLSHLLAHMSRLHRPLMVLQLQDQYLSHTESVQALAEQRCECIVCVSAGDDLDKMMSESFQSVGIPLALVEMTLCGHAILSLKAVKTCPEKSSIQDEFLSVNQCIEQIIANFIEQ, translated from the coding sequence ATGGTGACAATGCAGGACGTTGCACGTTATGCGGGAGTCTCGAAGTCGACCGTTTCACGGGTGATTAATGGTCACTCGGTATCGGCGGATGTCACTCAAAAAGTGTCCACCGCGTTGCAAAGGCTAGGTTATCATCCTAATCGGCTGGCACGGGCGCTGACAACCAATCGCAATTCGGTGGTCGGTGTCATTATCGCCGAATCATCACAAATCAGCCCGGCAGTCATCGCTTTCCTCTCTCATTTGTTGGCACATATGAGCCGTCTGCACAGGCCATTAATGGTGTTACAACTTCAGGATCAATATTTATCACATACTGAGAGTGTTCAAGCGTTGGCGGAACAGCGCTGCGAGTGCATTGTCTGTGTATCTGCTGGTGACGATTTGGATAAGATGATGAGTGAGTCATTCCAGAGCGTTGGCATTCCTTTGGCTTTGGTTGAAATGACGCTATGTGGTCATGCCATCCTGAGCTTGAAAGCCGTGAAGACCTGTCCGGAGAAAAGTTCGATTCAGGATGAGTTTTTGTCTGTGAATCAATGTATTGAACAAATCATTGCCAATTTTATCGAGCAATAA